One Procambarus clarkii isolate CNS0578487 chromosome 15, FALCON_Pclarkii_2.0, whole genome shotgun sequence DNA segment encodes these proteins:
- the LOC138364998 gene encoding neurofilament heavy polypeptide-like, giving the protein MEHLVKVTDRWAANVVHPKDSLNMFIPQIRVPFVYSDAHVYSDVHVYSDDYVYSDEHVYSDAHVYSDDYVYSDEHVYSDVHVYSDAHVYSDDYVYSDVHVYSDAHVYSDAQVYSDAHVYSDAQVYSDDHVYSDDYVYSDAHVYSDAHVYSDAHVYSDEHVYSDAHVYSDAHVYSDAHVYSDEHVYSDAHVYSDAHVYSDAHVYSDEHVYSDAHVYSDAHVYSDAHVYSDVHVYSDEHVYSDEHVYSDVHV; this is encoded by the exons ATGGAACACCTCGTCAAGGTTACTGACAGGTGGGCTGCCAACGTGGTACATCCCAAGGATTCCCTCAACATGTTCATACCTCAGAT ACGTGTACCTTTCGTGTATAGTGATGCACACGTGTATAGTGATGTACACGTGTATAGTGATGACTACGTGTATAGTGATGAACACGTGTATAGTGATGCACACGTGTATAGTGATGACTACGTGTATAGTGATGAACACGTGTATAGTGATGTACACGTGTATAGTGATGCACACGTGTATAGTGATGACTACGTGTATAGTGATGTACACGTGTATAGTGATGCACACGTGTATAGTGATGCACAAGTGTATAGTGATGCACACGTGTATAGTGATGCACAAGTGTATAGTGATGACCACGTGTATAGTGATGACTACGTGTATAGTGATGCACACGTGTATAGTGATGCACACGTGTATAGTGATGCACACGTGTATAGTGATGAACACGTGTATAGTGATGCACACGTGTATAGTGATGCACACGTGTATAGTGATGCACACGTGTATAGTGATGAACACGTGTATAGTGATGCACACGTGTATAGTGATGCACACGTTTATAGTGATGCACACGTGTATAGTGATGAACACGTGTATAGTGATGCACACGTGTATAGTGATGCACACGTTTATAGTGATGCACACGTGTATAGTGATGTACACGTGTATAGTGATGAACACGTGTATAGTGATGAACACGTGTATAGTGATGTACACGTGTAA